The genomic DNA GTGTCCGGCTACTGACGGATTGATTATGATACTTAAGGAGGTCAAATGTTCCATACTTACACAGCAAAATACAGGAAAATCGATTCCGGTTATATGGGGCAATTAGTAGAATTTCCAGAAGTAATAACAGAAGGCAAAGATATCGAAGATTGTCGCGA from Candidatus Cloacimonadota bacterium includes the following:
- a CDS encoding type II toxin-antitoxin system HicB family antitoxin; its protein translation is MFHTYTAKYRKIDSGYMGQLVEFPEVITEGKDIEDCREMLRDALDEMILAYEEQGKEIPFGDC